CAGACAATAACCATGGCGAAAGAAGCAGTAAAAGCCAGAGAGCTTAAAAGACAAAAAATGGTAGCTAAGTATGCTACTAGAAGAGCTGAGCTAAAAGCCAACGGTGATTACGATGCACTGGATAAGTTGCCTCGTAACGCATCGCCGGTTAGACTTCACAACCGTTGCAAACTGTCAGGAAGACCAAGAGGATATATGCGTAAATTTGGCATCTCCCGCGTGGTTTTCAGAGAGTTAGCGTCCATGGGTAAAATTCCTGGCGTTACTAAGTCGAGCTGGTAATTTTTTCTTATCTCATTGAGAATCATCAAAAGATATTTGTATCTTTGCCCCTCGCTTAGATAAAGCATTCATTATTCAATAATTTCATAATGAACTCAGATCCAATAGCAGATTATTTAACTAGAGTGCGTAACGCCATCAAGGCGAACCACAGAATAGTTGAAATACCATCTAGCAAGATAAAAAAAGAGATCACTAAAGTATTGTACGAAAAAGGTTATATTCAAAGCTATAAGTTTGAAGATGCCAGTGTTCAAGGTACAATCAAGATAGCTCTGAAGTACAACCC
Above is a window of Pontibacter akesuensis DNA encoding:
- the rpsN gene encoding 30S ribosomal protein S14, with the protein product MAKEAVKARELKRQKMVAKYATRRAELKANGDYDALDKLPRNASPVRLHNRCKLSGRPRGYMRKFGISRVVFRELASMGKIPGVTKSSW
- the rpsH gene encoding 30S ribosomal protein S8, coding for MNSDPIADYLTRVRNAIKANHRIVEIPSSKIKKEITKVLYEKGYIQSYKFEDASVQGTIKIALKYNPNTKQSAIVKLERVSKPGLRKYTGSETLPRVLNGLGIAVLSTSKGVMTEKEAKSLKIGGEVLCYVY